Genomic window (Pradoshia sp. D12):
TGGAAGGAAAGGGTGTTGTGAAATCCATCCAATTTGTTGATGAGAGTGTGAAATTTATTCTAGAAGACGGGACTGTATTAGAGCCTGCAAATATTTCTTCCATAAATCAGCTATCAGAGGGCAATAATCTTGCCGAAGCGAGTCGTCTAATAGGGAAACAAGTGACTTGGCTGGATGATAAAGGGGAAGAACACACGGCAGAAGTATCTTCGGTCTTTCAAAGAGACGGAAAAGTTAAACTAGAGGTGAATGATGAAGCGAAAACCTCTCTGCTTCTCAATCAGTTGATTAAAGTAGGATAAAGATAAGAGGCGAAGTCAATGGATCAAAAAATTATATTCAGGCCACAAGTGCCAATTGCCAATCCACTTAAAGGTGCGCAAAAAAACCAAATGAAAAGTGGAAATGATTCTTTTGAAAGCTTTCTTAGGCCTGAACTGGACGCTGCAAATAAAGGTATTACAATCAGCAAGCATGCCCAACAGCGCATCCAACAACGAAATTTACAGATAGATGAACATCAATGGGGCCAGCTGGAAGTAAAATTGGCTGAAGCAAGGCGCAAGGGTTTAAATGATTCATTGGTGTTGATGGATCATGCAGCCCTCATTGTAAATGCAAAAAATAATACGGTCATTACTGCAATGGATAGAGACGAAGCGGGAGCCCAAATTTTCACAAATATTAATGGGGCAATCATTTTAAAATAAAAACTGGATGGCTGGACCTCATGAGAGGAAGCCA
Coding sequences:
- a CDS encoding TIGR02530 family flagellar biosynthesis protein, producing the protein MDQKIIFRPQVPIANPLKGAQKNQMKSGNDSFESFLRPELDAANKGITISKHAQQRIQQRNLQIDEHQWGQLEVKLAEARRKGLNDSLVLMDHAALIVNAKNNTVITAMDRDEAGAQIFTNINGAIILK